In Labilithrix sp., a single genomic region encodes these proteins:
- the traF gene encoding conjugal transfer protein TraF, giving the protein MHIFGGGGARGKAAPAGGGGPIATVTERDFEQVVLLAETPVLVQFTSDRSQACKQIAPEVEAFAAEMEGKVKVVRLDIDQSPGLARQLRLQGVPTFMLFAEQRLADAQVGPLGKKQLKAMVEPFLPRSAGALKARELAELIKQGVVTPVDVRDAAAYGRAHLPGAKSLPFEEIEGRLAELYMLPGQPALYDRAGDKVKELAAQMTEQGTPVAFLEGGILAWESEGLPVERP; this is encoded by the coding sequence ATGCACATTTTCGGCGGAGGCGGAGCGAGGGGAAAGGCAGCGCCGGCTGGTGGAGGTGGGCCGATCGCGACGGTGACGGAGCGTGACTTCGAGCAGGTGGTGCTCCTCGCGGAGACGCCTGTGCTCGTTCAGTTCACGAGCGATCGCTCGCAGGCGTGCAAGCAGATCGCGCCCGAGGTCGAGGCGTTCGCGGCGGAGATGGAGGGCAAGGTCAAGGTCGTCCGCCTCGACATCGATCAGTCGCCGGGGCTCGCGCGGCAGCTCCGCCTCCAGGGGGTGCCGACGTTCATGCTCTTCGCGGAGCAGCGGCTCGCGGACGCGCAGGTGGGCCCGCTCGGCAAGAAGCAGCTGAAGGCGATGGTCGAGCCGTTCCTCCCGCGCTCGGCGGGCGCGCTGAAGGCGCGGGAGCTCGCGGAGCTCATCAAGCAGGGTGTGGTCACCCCTGTCGACGTTCGCGACGCGGCGGCCTACGGCCGAGCCCACCTCCCGGGCGCGAAGAGCCTCCCGTTCGAGGAGATCGAGGGTCGGCTCGCGGAGCTCTACATGTTGCCGGGGCAGCCGGCGCTCTACGATCGCGCGGGCGACAAGGTGAAGGAGCTGGCGGCGCAGATGACGGAGCAGGGCACGCCGGTCGCCTTCCTCGAGGGCGGCATTTTGGCCTGGGAGTCGGAAGGTCTTCCGGTCGAGCGCCCGTGA
- a CDS encoding transcriptional repressor, with the protein MEKRGLRSTDQRRLIVETFFKVPNHISIEELLAEVRQHDKRVGYATVYRTLKLLTECGVAFERKFGDGLTRYELADESSHHDHLICVDCGKIVEFEEPKIEELQERIAARYGFVLKSHKHEMYGSCPDCQAKTARARPPRDPARSS; encoded by the coding sequence ATGGAGAAGCGGGGCCTCCGCTCGACCGATCAGCGGCGCCTGATCGTGGAGACCTTCTTCAAGGTCCCGAACCACATTTCGATCGAGGAGCTGCTCGCGGAGGTGCGCCAGCACGACAAGAGGGTCGGCTACGCGACGGTGTACCGCACGCTCAAGCTCCTCACGGAGTGCGGCGTCGCCTTCGAGCGCAAGTTCGGCGACGGCCTCACGCGCTACGAGCTCGCGGACGAGTCGAGCCACCACGATCACCTCATCTGCGTCGACTGCGGAAAGATCGTCGAGTTCGAGGAGCCGAAGATCGAGGAGCTCCAGGAGCGCATCGCCGCCCGCTACGGCTTCGTCCTGAAGTCCCACAAGCACGAGATGTACGGCTCGTGCCCGGACTGCCAGGCCAAGACCGCGCGCGCCCGCCCGCCCCGAGACCCGGCGCGATCTTCTTGA
- a CDS encoding helix-turn-helix transcriptional regulator, translated as MRARRVAQVIDAVERIYAGVETAAPHVWLGDALEALEALGVESRGGFAYAYDISGPVSSWRISRPIVKGMPEAMGDAIQASFAAAPPEYRSTLMRLGPTGTLAASVGVRLNESPGPGPQVARALEAADALYVNAVDPDRRGIFIGFTIQGERRLHVAERRRLAMIAAHLASARRLLVSGRSEPVAVFERSGAVAHVGRDHVGALDALKTRMDEMKGLDRRTSDPDEVLARWTALVSGRYSIVRRFDSDGRRYVFAYENPPNVSDPRGLAPQEAAIANLLLCGHSQKLIAYELGLSVGTIGGLLARIFEKVRVRSTAALIERLAIPTQVATSTEAGRELLLFSAPTEPSSAPLPLTGAEREVALAAARGATNHEIARSRATSASTVQHQLTSAYRKLGVASRSELVAHLLSARADE; from the coding sequence TTGCGCGCACGCCGAGTCGCTCAGGTCATCGACGCCGTCGAGCGGATCTACGCCGGCGTCGAGACCGCGGCGCCCCACGTCTGGCTCGGCGACGCGCTGGAGGCGCTGGAGGCGCTCGGCGTCGAGAGCCGCGGCGGGTTCGCCTACGCCTACGACATCAGCGGCCCGGTGTCGTCGTGGCGCATCTCGCGCCCGATCGTGAAGGGAATGCCAGAGGCGATGGGCGACGCGATCCAGGCGAGCTTCGCCGCCGCGCCGCCGGAGTATCGCTCCACGCTCATGCGCCTCGGGCCGACCGGGACGCTCGCCGCCAGCGTCGGCGTGCGACTGAACGAGTCCCCGGGCCCTGGCCCGCAGGTCGCGCGGGCGCTCGAGGCGGCCGACGCGCTCTACGTCAACGCCGTCGATCCCGATCGACGCGGCATCTTCATCGGGTTCACGATCCAGGGTGAGCGGCGCCTCCACGTCGCCGAGCGGCGGCGGCTCGCGATGATCGCCGCGCACCTCGCGAGCGCGCGGCGGCTCCTCGTGTCGGGGCGGAGCGAGCCGGTCGCCGTCTTCGAGCGATCCGGAGCGGTGGCGCACGTGGGCCGCGATCACGTCGGGGCGCTCGACGCGCTGAAGACGCGGATGGACGAGATGAAGGGCCTCGACCGCCGGACGAGCGATCCCGACGAGGTCCTCGCGCGCTGGACGGCGCTCGTCTCCGGGCGCTACTCGATCGTCCGCCGCTTCGACTCGGACGGCCGCCGCTACGTCTTCGCCTACGAGAACCCGCCGAACGTGTCGGATCCGCGCGGGCTCGCGCCGCAAGAGGCCGCGATCGCGAACCTCCTCCTCTGCGGTCATTCGCAGAAGCTGATCGCCTACGAGCTCGGCCTCTCCGTCGGCACCATCGGTGGCCTCCTCGCGCGCATCTTCGAGAAGGTCCGCGTGCGCTCGACCGCGGCGCTCATCGAGCGGCTCGCGATCCCGACCCAGGTCGCGACGTCGACCGAGGCGGGGCGCGAGCTCCTCCTCTTCTCGGCGCCGACGGAGCCGTCCAGCGCGCCCCTCCCGCTCACCGGCGCGGAGCGTGAAGTCGCCCTCGCCGCCGCGCGCGGAGCGACGAACCACGAGATCGCGCGATCGCGCGCGACGAGCGCGAGCACGGTGCAGCACCAGCTCACGAGCGCCTATCGAAAGCTCGGCGTCGCCTCGCGGAGCGAGCTCGTCGCGCATCTCCTCTCCGCGCGCGCCGACGAATAG